A genomic segment from Actinomyces lilanjuaniae encodes:
- a CDS encoding GAD-like domain-containing protein, which produces MSEAQWHEAWLHATPEWVDARMEEALRLRGWSPMGVGAPVTEEHVSYFGGVLPASVLHLWERFGFDGFGQGRWWFADPFRWAPVVQAWLEGTPVPFPEQRWWCLARSAMGAMKVWGRSPAPP; this is translated from the coding sequence ATGAGCGAGGCTCAGTGGCACGAGGCGTGGCTGCACGCCACGCCTGAGTGGGTGGACGCACGTATGGAGGAGGCACTGAGGCTGCGGGGGTGGTCGCCCATGGGTGTGGGTGCCCCTGTCACGGAGGAGCACGTGAGCTACTTCGGCGGTGTGCTGCCCGCCTCGGTGCTGCACCTGTGGGAGAGGTTCGGGTTCGACGGGTTCGGGCAGGGGCGGTGGTGGTTCGCTGACCCCTTCCGGTGGGCCCCGGTGGTCCAGGCGTGGCTGGAGGGCACCCCTGTGCCGTTCCCGGAGCAGCGGTGGTGGTGCCTGGCCCGCTCCGCGATGGGGGCCATGAAGGTGTGGGGGAGGTCTCCGGCCCCGCCCTGA
- a CDS encoding aldo/keto reductase: protein MSASVPAELAAAGALDASREPSPPVGIALGTMQLGTRVPADRAYDILDAYLDLGGQWLDTANCYAFWLSDTGLGGQSETVIGDWLARRGARDKVLLSTKVGAEPTRPGGFPAHAEGLAPEVVRDRLRGSLQRLRTDRVDLYWAHMEDRSRPVPEVADTFADLVAQGLTSRIGLSNHPTWFAAAAKVHAESKGAAAFTALQLRESYLHHRPDVEVEGENHPHGMMTIGSKDFAARNGVDLWAYTPLLTGLYEHPDRPLPTAYDHPGTYARLEALRTWSRELGVRPSQLVIALLIAQEPSIRPIVGVSSVAQVRDAVEAARLSLPEEALRSLNAAG from the coding sequence ATGAGCGCGTCTGTACCTGCCGAGCTCGCGGCTGCGGGTGCCCTGGATGCGAGCCGTGAACCGAGCCCACCTGTGGGTATCGCGCTGGGGACGATGCAGTTGGGGACGCGGGTCCCGGCTGATCGGGCCTACGACATTCTTGACGCCTACCTGGACCTGGGCGGGCAGTGGCTGGACACGGCCAACTGCTACGCCTTCTGGTTGTCAGACACCGGCCTGGGAGGTCAGAGCGAGACCGTGATCGGCGACTGGCTCGCCCGTCGCGGTGCGCGCGACAAGGTCCTGCTCAGCACGAAGGTCGGGGCGGAGCCGACCCGCCCGGGAGGGTTCCCCGCCCACGCCGAGGGACTGGCGCCCGAGGTCGTGCGCGACCGTCTCCGGGGCAGCCTCCAACGGCTACGCACCGACCGCGTGGACCTGTACTGGGCACACATGGAGGACCGCAGCCGCCCCGTCCCCGAGGTGGCCGACACCTTCGCCGACCTCGTCGCGCAGGGCCTGACCTCCCGCATCGGGCTGTCCAACCACCCCACGTGGTTCGCGGCGGCGGCCAAGGTCCACGCCGAGTCCAAGGGTGCTGCCGCGTTCACCGCCCTCCAGCTGCGGGAGTCCTACCTCCACCACAGGCCCGACGTCGAGGTCGAGGGTGAGAACCACCCGCACGGCATGATGACTATCGGGAGCAAGGACTTCGCCGCCAGGAACGGGGTTGACCTGTGGGCCTACACACCGCTACTCACCGGTCTCTACGAGCACCCTGACCGCCCCCTGCCCACCGCCTACGACCACCCCGGGACCTACGCCAGGCTGGAGGCGCTGCGCACCTGGTCCCGTGAGCTGGGCGTCAGGCCCAGCCAGCTCGTCATCGCGCTGCTGATAGCGCAGGAGCCCTCCATCAGGCCCATCGTGGGGGTCAGCAGCGTCGCCCAGGTGCGTGACGCCGTGGAGGCCGCGCGCCTGAGCCTGCCCGAGGAAGCGCTGAGGTCACTCAACGCCGCCGGCTGA
- a CDS encoding dynamin family protein, which yields MSAAAAPGPSSEGVVQQAREAVRVLREELGGLYLPYDLAGTAGALRCRDRVRDQLGDYVLPRLASADAPLLAVVGGSTGAGKSTLVSSLVRQPVAASSPIRPTTRRPMLLHAPDDAAWFEGGRVLGSLARLRVDPHAPATPPGGHTPRELELRSCEALPEGLALVDAPDVDSLVEDNRDLAATLLSAADLWVFVTTASRYADAVPWEHLREAALRQITAAVVLDRVPPGAGEQVETDLRHRLEAAGLGGSPVFTLPETARDAEGLLPGEVVLPVRRWLEALAADEQIRRNLARRTVVGALGHALGECDRLCAHLEVQERQHDALVHVAVSRHREALERVERVTADGSMLRGEVLARWQDLVGTGDLLRSLEGRVGRLRDRVSALLRGRPVSADRVEEAVESSLTALLIAESRRAALEVEQDWLRQDCACRQRVRALEQLEAEEDLALRAAEVVRQWQGDVLALVRSEGSDRRVTARLVSLGVNGVGVALMIVVLAHTGGLTGAEVGIAGGTALVAQRLLEAVFGDQALRTMTVRARADLARRCEELLGAQEQVFTGTLAPPSPGSALLHGSVETCRASAALLEQA from the coding sequence GTGTCCGCCGCTGCCGCCCCGGGGCCGTCCTCGGAGGGCGTGGTCCAGCAGGCCAGGGAGGCGGTCCGCGTCCTGCGGGAGGAGCTGGGTGGTCTGTACCTTCCCTACGACCTGGCTGGCACGGCCGGGGCACTCAGGTGTCGCGACCGGGTCCGCGACCAGCTCGGTGACTACGTCCTGCCCCGCCTGGCCAGTGCCGACGCCCCGCTCCTGGCCGTCGTCGGCGGCTCGACAGGTGCGGGCAAGTCCACGCTAGTGTCCTCCCTGGTGCGTCAGCCCGTCGCCGCCTCCTCGCCGATCCGTCCCACGACGCGCCGCCCCATGCTCCTGCACGCCCCCGACGACGCCGCGTGGTTCGAGGGCGGACGCGTCCTGGGGTCCCTGGCCCGACTGCGGGTCGATCCACACGCTCCTGCCACTCCGCCCGGCGGGCACACGCCCCGCGAGCTGGAGCTGCGCTCCTGCGAGGCCCTGCCCGAGGGCCTGGCGCTGGTGGACGCGCCGGACGTGGACTCCCTGGTCGAGGACAACCGGGACCTTGCCGCCACGCTCCTGTCCGCCGCCGACCTATGGGTCTTTGTCACCACGGCCTCCCGCTATGCTGACGCCGTCCCCTGGGAGCACCTGCGCGAGGCGGCCCTACGGCAGATCACGGCTGCCGTCGTGCTCGACCGGGTCCCGCCCGGGGCCGGTGAGCAGGTGGAGACGGACCTGCGGCACCGGCTGGAGGCGGCAGGGCTAGGAGGCTCTCCCGTCTTTACCCTCCCCGAGACTGCCAGGGATGCCGAGGGCCTCCTGCCCGGTGAGGTAGTGCTGCCGGTGCGCCGCTGGCTGGAGGCACTCGCAGCCGACGAGCAGATCAGGAGGAACCTGGCCCGCAGGACCGTCGTGGGCGCGCTGGGCCACGCCCTGGGGGAGTGCGACCGGCTGTGCGCGCACCTGGAGGTCCAGGAGCGCCAGCACGACGCCCTCGTCCACGTGGCTGTCTCGCGCCACCGTGAGGCCCTGGAGCGGGTGGAGCGGGTTACCGCGGACGGGTCGATGCTGCGCGGGGAGGTCCTGGCCCGCTGGCAGGACCTTGTCGGCACCGGTGACCTCCTGCGGTCCCTGGAGGGGAGGGTGGGGCGCCTGCGGGACCGAGTCTCCGCCCTGCTACGCGGGCGGCCTGTGTCGGCAGACCGGGTCGAGGAGGCCGTTGAGTCCTCCCTGACGGCCCTTCTCATCGCTGAGAGCCGACGTGCTGCCTTGGAGGTCGAGCAGGACTGGCTCAGGCAGGACTGCGCCTGTCGCCAGCGTGTCCGTGCCCTGGAGCAGCTGGAGGCCGAGGAGGATCTGGCGCTGCGTGCCGCAGAGGTGGTCCGCCAGTGGCAGGGTGACGTCTTGGCGCTTGTTCGCTCGGAGGGCTCCGACCGCCGTGTCACGGCTCGGCTGGTCTCCCTGGGGGTCAACGGCGTCGGCGTGGCGCTCATGATCGTGGTCCTGGCCCACACTGGCGGGCTCACCGGGGCGGAGGTGGGTATTGCCGGAGGAACGGCCCTGGTGGCACAGCGGCTCCTGGAGGCCGTCTTCGGCGACCAGGCTCTGCGGACTATGACGGTGCGGGCTCGTGCTGACCTGGCTCGGCGCTGCGAGGAGCTGCTCGGTGCCCAGGAGCAGGTCTTTACCGGGACGCTGGCGCCTCCCAGCCCGGGAAGCGCCCTGCTGCACGGTAGTGTCGAGACCTGCCGCGCTAGCGCCGCCCTTCTGGAGCAGGCATGA
- a CDS encoding GTPase encodes MSTSVTAGSLGASLDTALAGLERVAVLSQELGLEAETAEVRALLERVDQRRRLAAETTVVALMGPTGSGKSCVLNALAGAAVASTAVTRPTTTEPLALLPAQETGGVRVEEITELMDWLSVGQRVQASREAVDRLGPHTVLLDLPDIDSDEPAHRRVAEHLAGMVDVLVWVLDPQKYADGVIHHEFLAPMAAHAEVTLVALNQVDRLDAQSVEPVLADLRRLLDQEGLDSAEVLPLSALTGAGVEALGSWVRQAAAGHTAATLRLAADTRALAAGLRERLFGSGGTGADSTGGAAGSGDNVRERQIRAEADLRQAAAVAAGVDAVAEAVRGSYVHQARARVGWPPLGWLERLRHDPLTALHLGRVAGRVAVRSGTSSGSVTTASTTGSPRVGQTALPVPRTSLPQAGPAALAALQTAAHSWCLASCAALPGEVKADIVERSDQRAAALAPALDQAVASTDLEQRHLPFWWSLARMLQWLLGSAALVGGLWLVVGHIVETNLPVVLDPPRWGQVPWPVVLLLGGLGLGVLLALLAGFAASWQARRRGRRVLARLHRATSSVVRQRLVLPLRQERARWEELRALLEDLS; translated from the coding sequence ATGAGCACCTCCGTGACGGCAGGCAGCCTGGGCGCCAGTCTGGATACTGCGCTGGCAGGACTGGAACGCGTGGCTGTCCTGAGCCAGGAACTGGGGCTGGAGGCAGAGACGGCTGAGGTCCGCGCACTGCTGGAGCGCGTAGACCAGCGCCGCCGTCTGGCAGCCGAGACCACTGTCGTCGCCCTCATGGGTCCCACCGGCTCAGGCAAGTCCTGCGTCCTCAACGCCCTGGCAGGAGCCGCGGTCGCCTCTACGGCGGTGACCAGGCCCACGACCACTGAGCCTCTTGCCCTCCTGCCCGCCCAGGAGACCGGAGGGGTACGGGTGGAGGAGATCACAGAGCTCATGGACTGGCTGAGCGTGGGTCAGCGTGTCCAGGCGTCCAGGGAGGCAGTTGACAGGCTGGGTCCGCACACCGTGCTGCTGGACCTGCCCGATATCGATTCTGACGAGCCGGCCCACCGCCGTGTCGCCGAGCACCTGGCGGGCATGGTAGACGTGCTGGTGTGGGTCCTGGACCCGCAGAAGTACGCCGACGGGGTCATCCACCACGAGTTCCTGGCTCCGATGGCGGCCCACGCCGAGGTCACGCTGGTCGCTCTCAACCAGGTGGATCGGCTGGACGCCCAGTCTGTCGAGCCGGTCCTGGCCGACCTGCGCCGTCTGCTTGACCAGGAGGGCCTGGACAGTGCTGAGGTGCTGCCACTCAGCGCGCTCACCGGTGCGGGTGTCGAGGCGCTGGGCAGCTGGGTGCGGCAGGCGGCGGCTGGGCACACTGCGGCGACCCTGCGCCTGGCTGCTGACACACGGGCCCTGGCAGCCGGGCTCCGTGAGCGGCTGTTCGGCAGCGGAGGTACCGGGGCGGACAGTACTGGTGGTGCAGCCGGTTCCGGGGATAACGTGAGGGAGCGGCAGATAAGAGCCGAGGCCGACCTGCGCCAGGCTGCAGCCGTGGCTGCTGGCGTGGACGCCGTGGCTGAGGCGGTCCGGGGCTCCTATGTGCACCAGGCTCGCGCCAGGGTGGGGTGGCCGCCCCTGGGCTGGTTGGAGCGGCTACGTCATGACCCACTGACAGCGCTGCACCTAGGGAGGGTCGCTGGGAGGGTCGCTGTCCGTTCTGGTACCTCCTCCGGGTCTGTCACTACTGCCAGCACCACCGGTAGTCCTCGGGTAGGACAGACCGCCCTACCTGTGCCACGTACGTCCCTGCCTCAGGCAGGACCAGCCGCACTGGCCGCCCTGCAGACCGCCGCGCACTCCTGGTGCCTGGCGTCCTGCGCCGCTCTTCCCGGGGAGGTGAAGGCTGACATCGTCGAGCGCAGCGACCAGAGGGCGGCAGCGCTTGCCCCCGCCCTGGACCAGGCGGTAGCTTCCACCGACCTGGAGCAGCGCCACCTGCCCTTCTGGTGGTCCCTGGCTAGGATGCTTCAGTGGTTGCTGGGGTCTGCTGCTCTGGTCGGGGGTCTGTGGCTGGTGGTTGGCCACATTGTTGAGACCAACCTGCCCGTGGTTCTTGACCCGCCCCGCTGGGGGCAGGTGCCCTGGCCCGTCGTCCTGCTGCTGGGTGGTCTAGGACTGGGGGTGCTGCTGGCCCTGCTGGCTGGGTTCGCAGCCTCGTGGCAGGCCCGACGGCGTGGTCGCAGAGTCCTCGCACGGCTGCACCGGGCTACTAGCTCCGTGGTACGGCAGCGACTGGTTCTGCCCCTGCGCCAGGAGCGTGCCCGCTGGGAAGAGCTGAGGGCACTGCTTGAGGACCTGTCCTGA
- a CDS encoding cation:proton antiporter family protein produces the protein MTPDTALSIVPAIYLLAVVLLGFTATLLRLPPLVGFLAAGFVLGASGTPHLEAIEVLGDVGVAVLLFMIGLKVDLRALARREVVGTAVATILILSLLGTALVYSLVLLGLQIGVVTPGGVVALGFALSFSSTVVVVKLLEDRDDLGALYGRIAIGVLVVQDIAAVLYMTVASGQRPSPWALCLVLLWPGARILGSVLDHIDHREMRTLFGISTALLPGYLLFSILGVDGDLGALIMGVLLASHPAAKELSSALFTIKELLLVGFFLSIGMEGLPGPGAVVLAVALLLLMPVRAMVYTVVVRLERMRRRTAVVTGLAMTAYSEFALIVVAVAVDHSLLGEEWTAAVSLTLALSFVVSGVVNHNPARLVRWMTQALPHRPPSFLHPSERPLDLTGVRTVIFGMGRVGRATYARLTQDGQVGVLGIDNDAAKVAGLAAQGLNVLEADATDQDFWDKLDAVHASTAVLAMPEPGANLHVLDWLERSSFEGQVLAVAGYDDEAEAMRQRGVNTVVNIYDGLGTALAEAVESTETVAPEEQPA, from the coding sequence GTGACCCCAGACACTGCGCTGTCCATTGTTCCTGCCATCTACCTGCTCGCCGTCGTCCTCCTGGGATTCACGGCGACGCTCCTGCGCCTGCCGCCCCTGGTCGGCTTCCTGGCCGCCGGATTCGTGCTGGGTGCCTCGGGTACGCCCCACCTGGAGGCCATCGAGGTGCTCGGAGACGTCGGGGTGGCGGTGCTGCTGTTCATGATCGGCCTGAAGGTAGACCTGCGCGCTCTGGCTAGGCGGGAGGTGGTGGGCACTGCCGTAGCCACGATCCTGATCCTGTCTCTCCTGGGAACCGCGCTCGTCTACAGCCTGGTCCTCCTGGGGCTGCAGATCGGGGTAGTCACGCCCGGTGGTGTCGTGGCCCTGGGCTTCGCCCTGTCCTTCTCTTCCACGGTCGTCGTCGTCAAACTTCTTGAGGACCGCGACGACCTGGGCGCACTGTACGGCCGCATCGCCATCGGTGTGCTTGTCGTCCAGGACATCGCCGCAGTCCTGTACATGACGGTGGCCTCGGGCCAGCGGCCCTCGCCCTGGGCACTGTGCCTGGTGCTGCTGTGGCCGGGAGCCAGGATCCTGGGCAGCGTGCTCGACCACATCGACCACCGGGAGATGCGCACGCTCTTCGGCATCTCCACGGCCCTTCTTCCCGGGTACCTGCTCTTCTCCATCCTGGGTGTCGACGGCGACCTGGGGGCACTCATCATGGGAGTGCTTCTTGCCTCCCACCCTGCGGCCAAGGAGCTCTCCAGCGCCCTGTTCACCATCAAGGAGCTCCTCCTGGTGGGATTCTTCCTATCCATCGGCATGGAGGGCCTGCCCGGCCCGGGCGCCGTCGTCCTGGCCGTTGCCCTCCTGCTGCTCATGCCGGTCAGAGCCATGGTCTACACCGTGGTCGTGCGGCTGGAACGGATGCGCCGACGCACCGCCGTGGTCACCGGCCTGGCCATGACCGCCTACTCCGAGTTCGCTCTCATCGTCGTGGCTGTCGCCGTTGACCACTCGCTCCTGGGCGAGGAGTGGACGGCTGCAGTCAGCCTGACACTGGCCCTGTCCTTTGTCGTCTCGGGAGTCGTCAACCACAACCCGGCCAGGCTGGTGCGCTGGATGACCCAGGCCCTGCCCCACCGGCCGCCCTCCTTCCTCCACCCCTCAGAGCGCCCGCTGGACCTTACCGGCGTGCGTACGGTTATCTTCGGAATGGGCCGTGTGGGACGAGCCACCTACGCGCGTCTGACCCAGGACGGCCAGGTCGGCGTGCTCGGCATCGACAACGACGCCGCCAAGGTCGCCGGGCTGGCCGCCCAGGGCCTCAACGTCCTGGAGGCCGACGCGACGGACCAGGACTTCTGGGACAAGCTCGACGCGGTCCATGCCTCCACGGCGGTCCTGGCCATGCCGGAGCCGGGCGCCAACCTCCACGTCCTGGACTGGCTGGAGCGGTCCAGCTTCGAGGGCCAGGTACTGGCGGTCGCCGGGTACGACGACGAGGCCGAGGCCATGCGCCAACGTGGCGTGAACACCGTCGTCAACATCTACGACGGCCTGGGCACGGCCCTGGCCGAGGCAGTCGAGTCCACAGAGACGGTCGCCCCGGAGGAACAGCCTGCATGA
- a CDS encoding DEAD/DEAH box helicase: MTTSNGPLSLDAMFAAEASGHGIATPQGHDPHATSATSPDDFATPASSDSPEDPVDVEHEDEEDDIERDVPERDPENPEDRDSHDDDLHDDRPDDQEDGQHRGPRDSEEPGTGRSTAPAPQEHRGDRGEGSESTEAADPGELTFADLGLPGDLLKAVTDMGYTTPTAIQREAIPVLLGGRDVVGVAQTGTGKTAAFGLPLLDTVEARDARVQALVLAPTRELALQSAEALTDMAARSRGLDVVAVYGGAPYGPQIGALKDGAQVVVGTPGRVIDLIEKGALLLEDVRYFVLDEADEMLRMGFAEDVETIASSLPSQRRTALFSATMPPAIQEVARQHLHEPVQVEVSRPASTVATVRQTYAVVPFRHKIGAVSRVLAVTEAQAAIVFVRTKSTAEDVAIELAGRGIQAAAISGDVPQRERERLVERLRSGTLDVLVATDVAARGLDVDRIGLVVNFDVPREAEAYVHRIGRTGRAGRHGEAVTFLTPKEKRKLRQIERLTGTRLEEITLPSPADVSEHRARTLLERARSRHQRGRLDAYLPLVASTAEDLGTTTQELAATLVALAVGDEGPARRDDGDRGSPSHRATRGSREESLDSDGAFVSASFEGGRDDRHRRDRSDTRRGATRGGRREPEGPGTVYRLEVGHRDRVMPGAIVGALANEGGIDGSAIGKIDILQSFSLVTVHTELTPDQLDVIGRATVSGRELRIRPDEGPGHGWSGPGSREGRRGFGRDGQSGRGSRGWDRDERPRRRWEDRDREGRRGFGRDGQSGRGSRGWDRDERPRRRWEDRDRGYRSGRDDRGSSRFGGNRGGGYRGNRDAR; encoded by the coding sequence ATGACAACCAGCAACGGGCCACTGAGCCTCGACGCTATGTTCGCCGCCGAGGCCTCCGGCCACGGCATCGCCACTCCTCAGGGCCATGACCCCCATGCCACCTCTGCCACCTCGCCGGACGACTTCGCCACCCCCGCCTCCTCCGACTCGCCTGAGGACCCTGTCGACGTAGAGCACGAGGACGAGGAGGACGACATCGAGCGAGACGTCCCCGAGCGCGACCCCGAGAACCCCGAGGACAGGGATTCCCATGACGACGACCTTCACGACGACCGGCCCGATGACCAGGAGGATGGTCAGCACAGAGGTCCCAGGGACTCCGAGGAGCCGGGAACCGGGAGAAGCACTGCTCCTGCTCCTCAGGAGCACCGTGGGGACCGCGGGGAGGGCTCCGAGAGCACCGAGGCCGCAGACCCAGGGGAGCTCACCTTCGCTGACCTAGGACTTCCGGGCGACCTGCTCAAGGCTGTCACCGACATGGGCTATACCACTCCTACCGCCATCCAGAGGGAGGCGATCCCGGTGCTGCTGGGCGGCCGCGACGTCGTCGGCGTGGCTCAGACCGGTACCGGGAAGACGGCAGCCTTCGGGCTGCCCCTGCTGGACACCGTCGAGGCCCGTGACGCCAGGGTCCAGGCCCTGGTGCTGGCTCCCACCCGGGAACTGGCCCTGCAAAGTGCCGAAGCCCTCACCGACATGGCCGCCCGCTCCCGGGGCCTGGACGTTGTCGCGGTCTACGGGGGCGCGCCCTACGGCCCCCAGATCGGCGCGCTCAAGGACGGTGCCCAGGTCGTGGTCGGCACCCCGGGACGGGTGATCGACCTCATTGAAAAGGGAGCGCTGCTCCTGGAGGACGTACGCTACTTCGTCCTGGACGAGGCCGACGAGATGCTGCGCATGGGCTTTGCTGAGGACGTGGAGACCATCGCCTCCTCCCTGCCCTCGCAGCGCCGTACCGCCCTGTTCTCCGCGACGATGCCGCCCGCCATTCAGGAGGTGGCTCGTCAGCACCTTCACGAGCCCGTCCAGGTGGAGGTCTCACGCCCCGCCTCCACCGTCGCCACCGTCCGCCAGACCTACGCCGTCGTCCCCTTCCGTCACAAGATCGGTGCCGTCTCCCGTGTCCTGGCGGTCACGGAGGCCCAGGCGGCGATCGTCTTCGTACGTACCAAGTCCACTGCAGAGGACGTCGCCATCGAGCTGGCGGGCCGAGGTATCCAGGCTGCCGCCATCTCCGGGGACGTACCCCAGCGGGAGCGGGAGCGCCTAGTCGAGCGGCTGCGCTCAGGCACCCTGGACGTGCTTGTCGCCACTGACGTCGCCGCTCGAGGCCTTGACGTGGACCGCATCGGGCTCGTAGTCAACTTTGACGTCCCCCGAGAGGCCGAGGCCTACGTGCACCGCATCGGTCGTACCGGCAGGGCGGGACGCCACGGAGAGGCGGTCACCTTCCTGACGCCGAAGGAGAAGCGCAAGCTGCGTCAGATCGAGCGGCTGACCGGGACGCGTCTAGAGGAGATCACCCTGCCCTCCCCGGCCGACGTCTCCGAGCACCGTGCCCGCACCCTGCTGGAGCGGGCACGCTCCCGTCACCAGCGAGGACGTCTGGACGCCTACCTGCCCCTGGTAGCCTCCACGGCCGAGGACCTGGGCACCACCACCCAGGAGCTGGCAGCCACCCTGGTCGCGCTGGCCGTCGGTGACGAGGGACCCGCTCGCCGTGACGACGGGGACCGCGGCTCCCCCAGCCACCGTGCGACACGGGGCTCCCGGGAGGAGAGCCTCGACTCCGACGGCGCCTTCGTGTCAGCCTCCTTCGAGGGCGGACGCGACGACCGCCACCGCAGGGACCGGTCCGACACCAGGCGTGGCGCGACCAGAGGCGGGCGTCGCGAGCCTGAGGGACCGGGCACGGTCTACCGTCTCGAGGTCGGTCACCGTGACCGCGTCATGCCAGGCGCCATTGTGGGGGCACTAGCCAACGAGGGCGGCATTGACGGATCCGCCATCGGCAAGATCGACATCCTCCAGTCCTTCTCCCTGGTTACGGTCCACACCGAGCTGACACCTGACCAGCTTGACGTCATCGGCCGGGCGACCGTGAGCGGACGCGAGCTGAGGATCCGCCCTGACGAGGGTCCGGGGCACGGGTGGTCAGGACCCGGCAGCCGTGAGGGGCGCCGGGGCTTTGGCCGCGACGGCCAGTCAGGTAGAGGCTCACGAGGCTGGGACCGCGACGAGCGACCCCGCCGCCGCTGGGAGGACCGCGACCGTGAGGGGCGCCGGGGCTTTGGCCGCGACGGCCAGTCAGGTAGAGGCTCACGAGGCTGGGACCGCGACGAGCGACCCCGCCGCCGCTGGGAGGACCGCGACAGGGGGTACCGCTCCGGACGCGACGACCGCGGCTCCAGTCGCTTCGGCGGCAACCGGGGTGGAGGCTACCGGGGAAACCGCGACGCGCGCTGA
- a CDS encoding DNA-directed RNA polymerase II, producing MSPVHTVPGVLPAACTVAGGNAAGDVAASTVRRLRAAVLMPCTTAVAVLLLLLLASPVMPVQASADTTTGSSTTGTASTVSPSTVAVGGTVVYTVSGFPRGATVQVLVDDGALAASTGPDAGVVTTLHIDEDGTASGAFELPAYVGLGEHWLRFRAVAGPDVATSDLRTTEYTNKSPYFTVAGVTVIGGADQASPVPTEDDGALASSSDTATESVSASHRPTPAVALAEAERGPSKDFLLVGTAVLAVSLVVFILAGIVIVNRRRLAGLEGRRS from the coding sequence GTGTCGCCAGTACACACGGTACCTGGGGTCCTGCCAGCCGCCTGTACCGTGGCCGGTGGCAACGCCGCTGGTGACGTGGCTGCGAGTACTGTGCGGCGGCTCCGGGCGGCTGTGCTCATGCCTTGCACCACCGCCGTGGCTGTGCTCCTGCTCCTGCTTCTGGCCTCACCTGTGATGCCCGTCCAGGCCAGCGCAGACACGACGACGGGGTCCTCTACCACCGGAACAGCCTCTACCGTCAGTCCCTCTACTGTCGCGGTGGGAGGTACGGTGGTCTACACGGTCTCAGGGTTTCCCCGCGGGGCGACAGTTCAGGTGCTCGTAGACGACGGGGCGCTGGCAGCGTCGACCGGCCCGGACGCAGGAGTGGTCACCACGCTCCACATCGACGAGGACGGCACCGCCTCCGGGGCATTCGAGCTGCCTGCCTACGTCGGCCTGGGGGAGCACTGGCTGCGTTTCCGTGCTGTCGCGGGACCGGATGTGGCCACCTCGGACCTGCGGACGACGGAGTACACCAACAAGAGCCCCTACTTCACCGTTGCGGGAGTTACTGTGATCGGGGGCGCCGATCAGGCCTCTCCGGTGCCCACGGAGGATGACGGTGCGCTCGCGTCATCCTCGGACACGGCCACGGAGTCTGTCAGTGCCAGCCACAGACCCACCCCTGCAGTGGCCCTTGCGGAAGCTGAGCGGGGGCCGTCCAAGGACTTCCTCCTTGTCGGGACAGCGGTCCTGGCCGTCTCGCTGGTGGTCTTCATCCTTGCTGGCATCGTCATCGTCAACCGGCGGCGACTTGCTGGCCTGGAGGGTCGCCGGTCCTGA